In one Balneolales bacterium ANBcel1 genomic region, the following are encoded:
- a CDS encoding DMT family transporter, producing the protein MSFSPSQRTLAEISLAFIVIVWALNFSVVKYSLDEIDPLSFNAFRFFLAILLMWTVVRFRRLKIRIAREDFGKIVLLGILGNLLYQMLFIIGIDRTFASNAAVMLGLIPVWIAIFSHLFTPEKMYRTQFIGVTAAFAGVALIMGGGEDGITLASESFAGDLIMVSAAMVFAAYTLLARSMLEKYSPLTLATSVMTVGGTLLIVTAIPSLLQLDFRSISRVSYAGAAYSGTFAIGLAYLIWNFGIKNVGAIRTAAYQNLVPVLGVLFGLVFLGEKLHLLQYLGCLLTIGGIVLTRIKKG; encoded by the coding sequence ATGAGTTTTTCACCTTCTCAGCGAACCCTGGCGGAGATATCACTGGCCTTCATCGTTATCGTGTGGGCGCTGAACTTTTCCGTTGTCAAGTACAGCCTGGACGAAATCGATCCGCTTTCGTTTAACGCGTTCCGTTTCTTCCTGGCAATTTTGCTGATGTGGACTGTCGTGCGGTTTCGCCGCCTCAAAATCCGCATCGCTCGAGAGGATTTCGGGAAGATCGTTCTGCTGGGCATTCTCGGCAACCTGCTGTACCAGATGCTGTTCATTATCGGCATCGACCGGACATTCGCCTCCAACGCTGCCGTGATGCTGGGACTGATACCGGTTTGGATCGCCATCTTCTCCCATCTGTTCACACCGGAAAAAATGTACCGAACCCAGTTCATCGGTGTAACGGCCGCCTTTGCCGGGGTAGCCCTTATCATGGGGGGAGGGGAGGATGGAATTACCCTGGCATCCGAATCTTTTGCCGGTGACCTGATCATGGTATCGGCAGCCATGGTGTTTGCCGCCTACACACTGCTTGCGCGTTCGATGCTGGAGAAGTACTCGCCATTAACACTGGCCACCTCGGTAATGACCGTCGGAGGCACCCTCCTCATAGTCACTGCCATCCCATCGCTCCTGCAGCTGGATTTTCGGTCCATATCACGAGTCTCCTATGCCGGAGCCGCCTACAGCGGCACCTTCGCCATCGGCCTGGCCTACCTGATCTGGAACTTCGGCATCAAGAACGTCGGGGCCATACGAACGGCAGCCTACCAGAATCTGGTGCCTGTGCTCGGAGTACTGTTCGGGCTCGTTTTTCTTGGTGAAAAGCTACACCTTTTGCAGTATCTTGGATGTTTGTTAACCATAGGAGGAATCGTCCTCACACGCATCAAAAAGGGCTGA
- a CDS encoding SLBB domain-containing protein, producing the protein MMIRKHRTALTMALLLMFSLIGSALHAQQSQQNRQTQRTAMGVQLSENVRQGLFIDEMGLNLSLEKFYEGYLDIATYTLGTGDLLGISLEGNVSASLRGIRVNSQGSIIIPEVGIIKVQGMLLDEAEQAINRQLSEKLRDTRASIYLEHPRSIKVHLVGSIPYSGPHVVLAQTRLDQAIFYAFFPPPTEENLENPQFFLANKYPVEFIEQNRYALRNITINREDGSVIDGDLIRYLRTGDKSANPIIEEGDVIIINRFYEYSPRVSVSGAVNRALELEYREDDSIDRLIRMAGGVTFDAAESHIRVARLGESGLTEVVLRDSSDIAGFSLRANDRIVVPFDEQKRGTQNVQVYGELKITGRFPIEDGKTTLYELLQLTGGFTDQALPQAAFLLRLQPGKTEYGLRPAFDPASLVRTSDQFQQGFDYLELESQLISNRVYVDFMDDEQLKSVILYDGDRLHIPKNEGTVFVFGQVNDPGYYNFDAALSHRDYIQNAGNFALSADEERVFVIKSGSNSWFRPENTVIQPGDLVFVDRVPFDELQAARNYDLQKRSQRNSNIQLIMTGLTTITSIITAYVAISRN; encoded by the coding sequence ATGATGATTAGAAAACACAGAACCGCTCTGACGATGGCACTGCTGCTGATGTTCAGCCTCATCGGATCGGCACTGCATGCTCAGCAATCCCAACAAAACCGACAGACCCAGCGCACTGCCATGGGTGTTCAGTTAAGTGAAAATGTCCGGCAGGGACTGTTCATCGATGAGATGGGCCTGAACCTCTCCCTCGAGAAATTCTATGAGGGCTACCTCGACATTGCAACGTATACACTGGGCACGGGCGACCTGCTCGGCATCTCGCTGGAAGGCAATGTATCTGCTTCACTGAGAGGCATCAGGGTGAACAGCCAGGGTTCGATCATCATACCCGAAGTCGGCATCATCAAGGTTCAGGGCATGCTGCTGGATGAGGCGGAGCAGGCCATCAACCGGCAATTAAGCGAAAAGCTGCGCGACACCCGGGCCAGCATTTACCTGGAGCACCCCCGTTCAATAAAAGTTCATCTTGTCGGCAGTATACCTTATTCCGGCCCTCATGTGGTGCTGGCCCAGACACGCCTCGACCAGGCGATCTTCTATGCTTTCTTTCCTCCGCCAACAGAAGAAAATCTGGAAAATCCACAATTTTTTCTCGCCAATAAATATCCGGTTGAATTCATTGAGCAAAACCGGTATGCGCTTCGAAACATCACCATCAACCGGGAGGACGGAAGTGTCATTGACGGTGATTTGATCCGGTATCTGCGAACCGGCGACAAGTCGGCCAATCCCATTATAGAAGAAGGGGATGTCATCATCATCAACCGTTTTTATGAATATTCTCCCAGGGTTTCCGTATCCGGTGCCGTAAACCGGGCGCTGGAACTGGAGTACCGGGAGGACGATTCGATTGACCGTCTGATCCGGATGGCCGGCGGCGTGACCTTCGATGCGGCGGAGTCTCATATTCGGGTTGCCAGGCTGGGCGAATCAGGGCTGACCGAAGTGGTCCTCAGAGACTCCTCCGACATAGCCGGGTTCTCCCTGCGGGCCAACGACCGGATCGTGGTTCCGTTTGACGAGCAAAAACGCGGCACCCAGAATGTGCAAGTATACGGTGAATTGAAGATAACCGGCCGCTTTCCCATTGAAGACGGAAAAACCACTCTCTATGAGCTGTTGCAACTGACCGGCGGCTTCACCGACCAGGCACTCCCCCAGGCCGCCTTCCTGCTCCGGCTCCAGCCCGGAAAAACGGAATACGGCCTGAGACCGGCCTTCGATCCTGCATCCCTGGTCAGAACCTCCGATCAGTTTCAGCAGGGATTTGATTACCTGGAACTGGAATCCCAGCTTATCAGCAACCGGGTATATGTGGATTTTATGGATGACGAGCAGCTGAAATCGGTCATTTTGTATGACGGCGACCGGCTGCACATCCCAAAAAACGAAGGTACGGTATTCGTCTTCGGCCAGGTGAACGATCCGGGATACTACAATTTCGATGCCGCTTTGAGTCACCGTGATTACATACAAAATGCCGGAAACTTCGCCCTTTCCGCAGACGAAGAGCGGGTATTCGTCATCAAGTCGGGCAGCAATTCCTGGTTCCGCCCGGAAAACACGGTAATCCAGCCGGGCGACCTGGTATTCGTTGACCGTGTTCCGTTCGACGAGCTCCAGGCCGCCAGAAATTACGACCTTCAAAAACGGTCGCAGCGCAACAGCAACATTCAGCTGATCATGACAGGCCTCACAACCATCACCAGTATTATCACCGCATACGTCGCTATCAGCAGAAACTGA
- a CDS encoding GNVR domain-containing protein gives MSQETHKETNLLDVLIVLARHKFFIIKLVFSITLLALIISLVWPHTYKSSSVFIPATQQRSLPGGIGGLLGSSMQLPMDFPQVNSEVILNILNSRELREQVIQEFNFQEIYGSTLMEELLLKIDQDIQVNENREGGFGFNPIFSIGLSFSSEEPTLSYRVNRFILEQLNRKIQEVNSENAREHLAILEERYLRNLSELEEAEDTLRAFQQKYGILEVEEQAKQIIEQIGELKAGSIQTEMQISVLRETVSDDNPELRNLIRTKEEFDRQFERLIRQSDQLAAEVPGNYPLLDLPDLGLNYLRLFREVEIQAKLLEALYPQYDSQKMVAQASRRGIQVIDPPVIPTYKDSPKRAYIVLGGMFFSIFLALTIVFFRNMIENGRQYNTENYRKLQELAGHMRFRKGSRPNNAASSDNDS, from the coding sequence ATGAGCCAAGAAACACATAAAGAGACCAACCTGCTGGATGTCCTGATCGTCCTTGCCAGGCACAAGTTTTTCATTATTAAACTGGTGTTTTCGATCACTCTTCTGGCACTGATCATCAGCCTCGTTTGGCCCCATACTTACAAGTCCAGCAGCGTTTTTATCCCCGCCACACAGCAGCGGTCACTGCCCGGCGGTATCGGCGGATTGCTGGGCAGCTCCATGCAGCTTCCCATGGATTTCCCCCAGGTTAATTCGGAGGTAATCCTCAACATCCTTAACAGCCGCGAGCTGCGGGAACAGGTCATCCAAGAATTCAACTTCCAGGAGATTTACGGTTCCACTCTCATGGAAGAACTGCTCCTGAAAATTGATCAGGATATCCAGGTAAATGAAAACCGGGAGGGAGGATTCGGATTTAATCCCATTTTTTCGATCGGCCTTTCCTTCAGCAGTGAGGAGCCGACGCTCAGTTACAGGGTAAACCGTTTCATTTTGGAACAACTGAACCGGAAAATTCAGGAAGTGAATTCAGAAAATGCACGGGAGCACCTGGCCATTCTGGAGGAGCGGTACCTGCGCAATCTGAGTGAACTGGAAGAGGCAGAAGACACCTTGCGGGCATTTCAACAAAAATACGGCATTCTGGAAGTTGAAGAGCAGGCAAAACAGATTATTGAGCAAATCGGTGAACTGAAAGCCGGAAGCATCCAGACCGAAATGCAGATTTCGGTACTCCGGGAGACCGTCAGTGACGATAATCCGGAGCTGCGAAACCTGATTCGGACCAAGGAAGAGTTCGACCGCCAGTTTGAGCGTTTGATTCGCCAGAGCGACCAGCTTGCTGCGGAGGTGCCCGGTAACTATCCCCTGCTCGATTTGCCTGATCTGGGCCTGAACTACCTGAGGCTCTTCCGCGAAGTGGAAATTCAGGCGAAACTGCTTGAAGCGCTGTACCCGCAGTACGATAGCCAGAAAATGGTAGCCCAGGCCTCGCGCCGGGGAATCCAGGTTATTGACCCCCCGGTGATCCCCACCTACAAAGACAGTCCGAAGAGGGCATATATCGTCCTGGGCGGCATGTTTTTCAGCATCTTTCTGGCATTGACCATTGTCTTTTTCAGGAATATGATTGAGAACGGCCGCCAGTACAACACGGAGAACTACCGAAAGCTGCAGGAACTTGCCGGACATATGCGGTTCCGAAAAGGTTCCCGGCCCAACAACGCAGCTTCTTCTGATAACGACTCCTAA
- a CDS encoding O-antigen ligase family protein — MFPALTKKLEKIPAEAWLIAAGIVIYLASFFVARFLGFIYAVPLILVLPLIAWYLLQSIVKPVLILVPMLGAIYLGSIIKVIPDGVVPLTLFQILLFLGLAIYLFHYLLHEKHRFRIMGFELELLLIFTLISFSIIYSPNRESALINFSRILFLVLFAYLIINVIQKQKHFYATFVLLTVITVILGLLSFHSALLNPVIAAMNLQAGGTRIFGRGAITIEDPNVFASLFFLPISFIVSAFFSQISLRWRFVALITGLLLAAGLASTFSRSAWIATAFLLLVLVVYYRQYKLMGFLVALVVVVVMSIPELRNMAFTVINRIFDIFAGSEDDSSRIRVLLGIAAIRMFFDSWFMGVGFRGFPERFTDYFTTQESIDVVEPHNITYEILAELGIVGFGLILFLVYRIFRMASENIRKSGTEPEKIIATSLIASLTGYIVFFQFYGGALVSTNLWAIIGLIVAYSYYLHYHGKESRQNLPAFGSGTAGTGPPLK; from the coding sequence GTGTTTCCTGCCCTGACCAAAAAGCTGGAAAAGATTCCGGCCGAAGCATGGCTGATCGCAGCGGGGATCGTCATATACCTTGCCTCGTTTTTTGTAGCAAGATTTCTGGGATTCATATACGCCGTTCCGCTGATCCTCGTACTGCCGTTGATCGCATGGTACCTGCTACAATCAATTGTCAAACCTGTTTTGATCCTTGTACCCATGCTGGGTGCAATTTACCTGGGCAGCATCATAAAAGTTATTCCGGATGGAGTGGTACCTCTCACACTCTTTCAGATACTACTCTTCCTCGGCCTTGCAATATACCTGTTTCATTATCTGCTTCACGAAAAGCATCGATTCCGGATAATGGGCTTTGAACTGGAGCTCTTGCTGATATTTACACTTATCAGTTTTTCCATCATATACAGTCCGAATCGCGAAAGTGCCCTGATCAATTTTTCTCGTATCCTGTTCCTGGTTCTTTTTGCCTATCTGATTATCAACGTCATTCAGAAACAAAAACATTTTTACGCCACCTTTGTTCTACTGACTGTAATCACCGTTATATTGGGATTGCTCTCCTTTCACAGCGCATTGCTGAACCCCGTTATTGCAGCGATGAACCTCCAGGCCGGCGGAACCCGTATTTTCGGCAGGGGGGCTATCACCATTGAGGACCCTAATGTTTTTGCCAGTCTTTTCTTCCTTCCAATATCCTTTATTGTATCGGCTTTCTTTTCCCAGATCTCGTTGCGATGGCGGTTCGTTGCTCTGATTACAGGCCTGCTTCTTGCCGCCGGACTTGCATCCACCTTTTCCCGCAGCGCCTGGATTGCCACAGCATTCCTGCTGCTCGTGCTTGTCGTTTACTACCGGCAATACAAGCTGATGGGTTTTTTGGTGGCCCTTGTGGTAGTCGTGGTTATGTCCATTCCTGAACTGCGGAACATGGCGTTCACCGTCATAAACCGGATATTCGACATATTTGCCGGTTCCGAAGATGACTCTTCACGCATCAGGGTGCTGCTCGGTATTGCCGCCATCCGCATGTTTTTCGACTCCTGGTTTATGGGCGTTGGCTTTCGGGGCTTTCCCGAACGATTTACCGACTATTTCACCACACAAGAGTCCATTGATGTAGTCGAACCTCACAACATCACCTACGAGATTCTGGCGGAACTGGGCATCGTCGGCTTTGGACTGATCCTTTTCCTGGTTTACAGAATCTTTCGAATGGCTTCTGAAAATATTAGAAAATCCGGGACAGAACCTGAGAAAATTATCGCCACCTCACTCATAGCCTCGCTGACCGGCTATATTGTCTTCTTTCAGTTTTACGGTGGTGCGCTCGTAAGTACCAACCTCTGGGCAATTATCGGACTTATAGTCGCTTATAGTTATTATCTGCACTACCATGGAAAGGAATCCCGGCAGAACCTCCCGGCTTTCGGAAGCGGAACTGCCGGCACCGGACCACCACTGAAATAA
- a CDS encoding oligosaccharide flippase family protein, which translates to MFPRLTSTLNRIRSSEFIRNSAVMMTGTGIAQIIPVLIIPVLTRLYAPGEIGILAAFVSLFTIFSVIAGGRYEFGIIMPESDRTGTNLLYLSGALSVLSGIVLALVVLFFGGQVARAVNAPLLEPWLWLLPVTVTAQGLFMAFSFALNRNKQYHSIAAGKVTQTGTTAAVQTLGGISGWGVGGLIIGKAVGVIISAGWLITALQRKVPRFLERVKPEELKKAAAEFISYPKYNAPHALVNSISSNLPVILFITFFSDAIAGFYAMAFRASYAPVQIVSAAVGQVFGKRLADKKHEQADVRSYVVKMLLLFAAIGIIPFGLLFLAGPAVFGYILGSEWAVTGDYVRILIPYVYLTFITQPLSYIPLLYERQKQAFILFLFSLLLRVLAIFSGIWLDMFLVSLALYSATGVVVLLYHIYWYLSLCDTDSVTADD; encoded by the coding sequence ATGTTTCCCAGGCTGACTTCCACTCTGAATCGCATTCGGAGTTCCGAATTCATCAGGAACTCAGCCGTCATGATGACCGGTACCGGTATCGCACAAATCATCCCGGTGCTGATCATCCCGGTGCTCACCCGCCTGTATGCTCCCGGTGAAATTGGAATTCTGGCCGCGTTCGTCTCCCTGTTCACAATTTTTTCCGTGATTGCGGGCGGCAGATATGAGTTCGGCATCATCATGCCCGAATCCGACCGCACCGGGACCAACCTGCTGTACCTCTCAGGAGCTCTCTCTGTCCTTTCAGGAATTGTACTGGCCCTGGTTGTGCTTTTTTTTGGAGGCCAGGTGGCCAGGGCCGTTAACGCGCCGCTGCTGGAACCCTGGCTTTGGCTTCTTCCGGTTACCGTAACGGCCCAGGGATTGTTCATGGCTTTCAGCTTTGCCCTTAACCGGAATAAGCAGTACCACTCCATAGCCGCCGGAAAGGTCACTCAGACCGGCACAACGGCCGCCGTACAGACCCTCGGCGGGATCTCCGGCTGGGGCGTCGGTGGACTCATCATCGGAAAGGCAGTCGGTGTAATCATTTCTGCCGGATGGCTGATTACCGCTTTGCAGCGAAAGGTGCCCCGCTTTTTGGAACGGGTCAAGCCGGAGGAATTGAAAAAGGCGGCCGCCGAATTCATAAGCTATCCAAAGTACAACGCCCCACACGCCCTCGTAAACAGTATCTCGAGCAATCTTCCGGTTATCCTGTTTATCACCTTCTTTTCGGATGCGATTGCCGGTTTTTACGCAATGGCCTTCCGCGCCAGTTATGCTCCCGTCCAAATTGTTTCCGCCGCAGTCGGGCAGGTATTCGGAAAAAGGCTTGCCGACAAAAAACACGAACAAGCCGATGTCCGGTCGTATGTGGTTAAAATGCTGCTGTTATTTGCAGCAATCGGCATCATTCCCTTCGGATTGCTCTTTCTTGCCGGTCCCGCCGTCTTCGGCTATATCCTTGGTTCCGAATGGGCAGTAACAGGTGATTATGTCCGTATTCTCATTCCCTATGTCTACCTGACGTTTATCACACAACCGCTCAGCTACATACCGCTGTTGTACGAGCGCCAGAAACAGGCATTCATCCTCTTCCTTTTTTCACTTCTGCTGCGTGTTCTTGCCATATTTTCAGGGATATGGCTCGACATGTTCCTGGTGTCGCTGGCCCTCTATTCGGCAACGGGAGTAGTCGTACTGCTATATCATATTTACTGGTATCTTTCCCTGTGCGATACGGACAGCGTAACCGCGGATGATTGA
- a CDS encoding FkbM family methyltransferase, whose translation MLRKTAVKHDLEYIVPLRRSNQVIVCRLRDWIPWNIFIHGCYITESGYESFMLEKASGSEVIMDVGANIGYYSVRFSALTDGNVYSFEPMSYQYSVLKRNLELNRIDNVIPVKRIASNTGGEKRIYYSGSDNTGASSMVKESGEYEDIQAITIDGFCDEQKITRIDLMKIDVEGHEMDVLRGMSGCLRRQSVRHLFVEISGENLKKSGSSVQELCTFLKASGYHPHSIKTGKIGEYRIGDDESLVYFTVPAAGR comes from the coding sequence TTGCTGAGGAAAACCGCGGTGAAGCACGATCTGGAATATATCGTGCCGCTTCGCAGGAGCAATCAGGTCATCGTCTGCCGGCTCAGAGACTGGATCCCCTGGAATATTTTCATACACGGCTGCTACATTACGGAGTCCGGGTACGAGTCGTTCATGCTCGAAAAAGCATCCGGCTCGGAAGTCATTATGGATGTCGGAGCCAATATCGGCTATTATTCGGTCCGGTTTTCCGCATTGACTGACGGGAATGTCTACTCTTTTGAACCCATGAGCTACCAGTATTCGGTGCTGAAAAGAAATCTGGAGCTTAACAGAATTGATAACGTCATCCCGGTGAAACGGATCGCCTCGAATACCGGCGGCGAAAAACGGATTTATTACTCCGGCTCGGATAATACAGGCGCCTCTTCAATGGTCAAGGAATCCGGGGAGTACGAGGATATTCAGGCTATTACTATTGATGGTTTTTGTGATGAGCAGAAAATCACACGGATCGACCTGATGAAAATCGATGTCGAAGGACATGAGATGGATGTGTTGCGGGGCATGTCCGGTTGCCTGCGGCGACAGAGTGTGCGCCATCTGTTTGTTGAGATCAGCGGAGAAAATCTGAAAAAGTCAGGGAGTTCCGTGCAGGAGCTGTGCACATTTCTGAAAGCGTCGGGCTACCATCCCCATTCGATCAAAACGGGAAAAATCGGGGAATACCGGATTGGGGACGACGAGTCACTGGTATATTTTACCGTGCCGGCCGCCGGCCGATGA